One region of Methanomassiliicoccus luminyensis B10 genomic DNA includes:
- a CDS encoding putative zinc-binding protein, protein MRVAVVVCGANGERAAIIEKAVEKYSKKYFDRTLQFSACTVAASPIILEMSGVEAAHTVAVNGCRNKCSEILMKRAGMGPRVSVVLDDVVGRELGKCGSCASFVFPEVREDEWNKLAEVMGKAVEDAS, encoded by the coding sequence GTGAGGGTCGCGGTCGTCGTATGCGGCGCCAACGGGGAGAGGGCCGCGATAATCGAGAAGGCGGTGGAGAAGTACTCCAAGAAGTACTTCGACCGCACCCTGCAGTTCTCGGCGTGCACGGTGGCGGCGTCGCCGATCATCCTGGAGATGAGCGGAGTGGAGGCCGCGCACACCGTGGCGGTGAACGGCTGCCGAAACAAGTGCTCCGAGATCCTGATGAAACGGGCCGGGATGGGGCCAAGAGTGTCCGTGGTCCTCGACGACGTGGTGGGCCGCGAGCTTGGCAAGTGCGGGAGCTGCGCCAGCTTCGTGTTCCCGGAGGTCAGGGAAGACGAATGGAACAAGCTGGCCGAGGTGATGGGGAAGGCCGTGGAGGATGCGTCCTGA
- a CDS encoding putative zinc-binding protein, translated as MTGVNVVMCAGFSPSARMVRKALRKVSERADILVITPCPAGAGLSKYIEELKDLDPARTIAVEGCEACCGMQTLLQAGVSPSQLVVMEKIAAVDDKAVADAEERILAALKEVGP; from the coding sequence ATGACCGGGGTGAACGTGGTCATGTGCGCCGGCTTCTCCCCGTCCGCCCGGATGGTGCGAAAGGCCCTGCGCAAAGTCTCCGAGAGGGCCGACATTCTGGTCATCACCCCCTGCCCGGCGGGGGCCGGCCTTTCCAAGTACATCGAGGAGCTGAAGGACCTTGACCCCGCCAGGACCATCGCGGTGGAGGGCTGCGAGGCCTGCTGCGGCATGCAGACGCTGCTGCAGGCCGGCGTCTCGCCGTCCCAGCTGGTGGTCATGGAGAAGATTGCGGCGGTGGACGACAAGGCCGTGGCCGATGCGGAGGAGCGCATCCTGGCCGCCCTGAAGGAGGTGGGGCCGTGA
- a CDS encoding hydantoinase/oxoprolinase family protein encodes MNADIDGAMNLGLGIDTGGTYTDAAILTIDNGGRVLSKAKALTTRGDLAEGIGNAIERLDHSLFPNIRLLAVSSTLATNSVVEGKGCRVGLIVAGHDVESRIPVDESVRIRGGHNLQGNMVEALDLNAAREFILKVSGKVDAFAVSSYLSVRNPEHEVALKQLIQSLTSCPVVCGHELSSALGFNERTITAVLNARLIPVIADLIASIKRVQERLGINAPLMIVKGDGSLMDESVAKERPVETIISGPAASIIGAKALTKLDDAIIVDVGGTTTDIGILRGGRPRLDPEGAVLGGWRTRVKAVDVFTSGIGGDSRIVILGGKVHLSALRVIPLCIASSSYPGLLSKLQSLKGSRARWVPAYMDPDSVPQPTEFFVFCKNVSGTDVGPETERILDIVKAEPRSLYEIAEIMRVHPLSLNLRKLEAMGSVLRIGLTPTDILHAEGSYVEYDAEASKIGVEFLAANAEMEVPEFIQVAKTAVIEKITMEVLKKLIHEEVGEAKMCDVATSLVDNMVRGTGRKDFACKLELNKPIIGIGAPVGAYLPGVAEKFHTELVLPEHSEIGNAAGAVSGNVMESLEMLIKPNRGLGTMDNPPCILYWMQEKKEFETLEEALSYARTEGARLVREKAIAAGADTVEILVDNHRKEAKLDKGWGGNVLIEINLTVTAVGKPRLFFEASS; translated from the coding sequence ATGAATGCGGACATCGACGGAGCAATGAACCTGGGACTGGGGATAGACACCGGCGGCACGTACACCGACGCCGCGATCCTTACCATCGACAACGGCGGCAGGGTCCTCAGCAAGGCCAAGGCACTGACCACCCGGGGCGACCTGGCCGAGGGGATCGGGAACGCCATTGAGCGGCTGGACCACTCGCTGTTCCCCAACATCCGCCTGCTGGCGGTGTCCTCCACCCTGGCCACCAACTCGGTGGTGGAGGGCAAGGGGTGCCGGGTCGGCCTCATAGTGGCCGGCCATGATGTGGAGTCCCGCATCCCGGTGGACGAGAGCGTGCGGATCAGGGGCGGGCACAACCTGCAGGGGAACATGGTGGAGGCGCTGGACCTCAACGCCGCCAGGGAGTTCATTCTCAAGGTGTCCGGAAAGGTGGACGCCTTCGCGGTGTCCAGCTACCTGAGCGTCCGCAACCCCGAGCATGAGGTGGCCTTGAAGCAGCTGATACAGTCCCTGACCTCTTGCCCGGTGGTCTGCGGGCATGAGCTGTCGTCCGCGCTCGGGTTCAACGAGCGCACCATCACCGCGGTGCTCAACGCCCGGCTGATACCGGTCATCGCCGACCTCATCGCTTCCATCAAGAGGGTCCAGGAGCGGCTGGGCATCAACGCCCCTCTCATGATCGTCAAGGGCGACGGCTCCCTCATGGACGAGTCGGTGGCGAAGGAGCGGCCGGTGGAGACCATCATATCCGGCCCCGCCGCCTCCATCATAGGAGCGAAGGCGCTGACCAAGCTGGACGACGCCATCATCGTGGACGTGGGGGGCACTACCACCGACATCGGCATACTCAGAGGGGGCCGGCCCCGCCTGGACCCCGAGGGAGCGGTACTGGGCGGCTGGCGCACCAGGGTGAAGGCGGTGGACGTGTTCACCTCCGGCATCGGGGGCGACTCCCGCATCGTGATCCTCGGGGGCAAGGTCCACCTCAGCGCGCTGAGGGTGATACCGCTGTGCATAGCCTCTTCCTCCTATCCCGGCCTGCTGTCCAAGCTGCAGTCGCTGAAGGGTTCCCGGGCCCGGTGGGTCCCCGCGTACATGGACCCCGATTCCGTTCCCCAGCCCACCGAGTTCTTCGTCTTCTGCAAGAACGTGTCCGGGACCGATGTCGGGCCGGAAACGGAGCGGATACTTGACATCGTCAAGGCCGAGCCGCGCTCCCTGTACGAGATCGCCGAGATCATGAGGGTCCACCCCCTCTCGCTCAACCTGCGCAAGCTGGAGGCCATGGGATCGGTGCTGCGTATCGGGCTCACCCCCACCGACATCCTGCACGCCGAGGGCTCCTACGTCGAGTACGATGCGGAGGCGTCCAAGATCGGGGTGGAGTTCCTGGCGGCCAACGCGGAGATGGAGGTCCCTGAGTTCATCCAGGTCGCCAAGACCGCGGTCATCGAGAAGATCACCATGGAGGTCCTCAAGAAGCTCATCCATGAGGAGGTGGGGGAGGCCAAGATGTGCGACGTCGCCACCTCGCTGGTCGACAACATGGTCCGGGGGACCGGCCGCAAGGACTTCGCCTGCAAGCTCGAGCTGAACAAGCCCATCATCGGCATCGGCGCGCCGGTCGGCGCGTACCTCCCGGGGGTGGCGGAAAAGTTCCACACCGAACTGGTGCTGCCGGAGCACTCCGAGATAGGGAACGCCGCGGGGGCCGTGTCCGGCAACGTCATGGAGTCCCTGGAGATGCTCATCAAGCCCAACCGGGGCCTGGGCACCATGGACAACCCGCCCTGCATCCTGTACTGGATGCAGGAGAAGAAGGAGTTCGAGACCCTGGAGGAAGCACTTTCCTACGCCCGCACCGAAGGCGCCCGCCTAGTGCGCGAGAAGGCCATCGCCGCCGGCGCCGATACCGTGGAGATCCTGGTGGACAACCACCGGAAGGAAGCGAAGCTGGACAAGGGCTGGGGCGGCAACGTACTGATCGAGATCAATCTGACCGTCACAGCGGTGGGCAAGCCCCGCCTGTTCTTCGAGGCCAGCTCATGA
- a CDS encoding GTP-binding protein — translation MKIAQIAGFLGSGKTTLLIEVAKELVNRGKRVAIVVNDVGEINVDFKIVESYGLKAKELSGGCICCEIAGNFANTLALLYSKFDPDIVIVEPSGVAIPWGLKRAAEYAEEEVPVTIEHAPVLTLVDSTRIDTLLGTVRRLVVTQIREADICLINKVDASDEGRIRKSEDLVKQINPKCEIMRISTHKGQGVKEVADIIANRTSSRYDEAVEKELLRQQYGGG, via the coding sequence ATGAAGATAGCTCAGATCGCAGGTTTTTTGGGAAGTGGCAAGACCACTTTGCTCATCGAGGTCGCCAAGGAATTGGTCAACCGGGGAAAGAGGGTCGCCATCGTCGTGAATGACGTCGGCGAGATCAATGTGGACTTCAAGATAGTGGAGTCCTACGGGCTCAAGGCCAAGGAACTGTCCGGAGGCTGCATATGTTGCGAGATCGCCGGGAACTTCGCCAACACCCTGGCCTTATTGTACTCCAAGTTCGACCCGGACATCGTCATCGTGGAGCCTTCCGGGGTCGCCATCCCCTGGGGTCTGAAGAGGGCCGCGGAGTATGCCGAGGAGGAGGTGCCGGTCACCATCGAGCACGCTCCCGTCCTCACCCTGGTGGACTCCACCAGGATCGACACCCTGCTGGGGACGGTCCGCCGCCTGGTGGTCACCCAGATCAGGGAGGCGGACATCTGCCTCATCAACAAGGTGGATGCGTCCGACGAGGGCCGCATCAGGAAGTCCGAGGACCTGGTGAAGCAGATCAACCCCAAGTGCGAGATAATGCGCATCTCCACCCATAAGGGCCAGGGAGTAAAGGAGGTCGCCGACATCATAGCCAACCGGACCTCGTCGAGGTACGATGAGGCGGTGGAGAAGGAGCTGCTCCGGCAGCAGTACGGAGGAGGATGA
- a CDS encoding uroporphyrinogen decarboxylase family protein, with protein MSDKMSHIDRAMGALQDQPVDRLTAYPIACGVCRKLLNNGAGITYHDWATDPKKFASAFIAGQKYFDFDFAIMLMDLSVMAGDLGSHIRMDEQNTPFVDEPVIKDVEGYENLEVPDITDPKSRSATLLEGTKLVVDALGKEVITAGFLEGPLLALTQSRGAEFVFKDMYDNDSSRAAVHKALATITDYDKAMVKGFAQTKCAGLVWDYLWGSYSCLGDPEYEEFEGQKKYAGCLNELTSKEGMAFCIHNCADLPHLDTQVKAWKPAIYSMAYYPLVPGSPTAKESILNGYADNTLLAGNIDPQGFVRWKQDKIETVTKNLLSEVSAALKERGHNSRYCVASGCEVPPSVSTKMENIKAVVDTTKQFGQVQ; from the coding sequence ATGTCCGATAAGATGAGTCACATAGATCGTGCGATGGGTGCTCTGCAGGACCAGCCGGTGGACCGCCTGACCGCCTACCCAATCGCCTGCGGCGTGTGCAGGAAGCTGCTCAACAACGGGGCGGGGATCACCTATCATGACTGGGCGACCGACCCCAAGAAGTTCGCCAGCGCGTTCATCGCTGGCCAGAAGTACTTCGACTTCGATTTCGCCATCATGCTGATGGACCTGTCGGTGATGGCAGGCGACCTCGGCAGCCACATCCGCATGGACGAGCAGAACACACCCTTCGTGGACGAACCGGTCATCAAGGATGTGGAGGGCTACGAGAATCTGGAGGTCCCGGACATTACCGACCCCAAGAGCCGCAGCGCCACCCTCCTTGAGGGGACCAAGCTGGTCGTCGACGCGCTGGGCAAGGAGGTCATCACCGCCGGCTTCCTGGAGGGACCGCTGCTCGCTCTGACGCAGTCCCGCGGGGCCGAGTTCGTGTTCAAGGACATGTACGACAACGACTCGTCCAGGGCTGCGGTGCACAAGGCCCTGGCCACCATCACCGATTACGACAAGGCCATGGTCAAGGGGTTCGCCCAGACCAAGTGCGCCGGCCTGGTGTGGGACTACCTGTGGGGCTCCTACTCATGCCTTGGCGATCCCGAATACGAGGAGTTCGAGGGACAGAAGAAGTACGCGGGTTGCCTGAACGAGCTGACCTCCAAGGAGGGCATGGCGTTCTGCATCCACAACTGCGCTGACCTGCCGCACCTGGACACCCAGGTGAAGGCATGGAAGCCGGCCATCTACTCCATGGCCTACTACCCCCTGGTGCCGGGCAGCCCCACCGCCAAGGAGTCCATACTGAACGGGTACGCCGACAACACCCTCCTGGCCGGGAACATCGACCCCCAGGGCTTCGTGAGGTGGAAGCAGGACAAGATCGAGACGGTCACCAAGAACCTGCTGAGCGAGGTATCCGCGGCGCTGAAGGAGAGGGGGCACAACTCCCGCTACTGCGTCGCCTCCGGCTGCGAGGTCCCGCCGTCCGTCTCCACCAAGATGGAGAACATCAAGGCGGTCGTGGACACCACCAAGCAGTTCGGTCAGGTACAGTGA
- a CDS encoding corrinoid protein — MSDKEQILSALESAVLRGKKDESRKYAQEAIDSGINALDAIDAGLIRGMMVVGEKYAARQMFLPQVLLAADSMYAALDVLLPHMPKEAAAKRVNMVIGVVEGDVHDIGKNIVKTMFTAAGFNVHDIGKDQSAESFVEAVKSSNAQVMAMSTLMTPTMDSMKSSVDALVEEGARKGVTIIIGGAPTSMDFAKEIGADLHAVNAQEAVAKVKAVV, encoded by the coding sequence ATGAGCGACAAGGAGCAGATTTTGAGCGCGCTGGAGAGCGCGGTGCTAAGGGGTAAGAAGGATGAGTCCAGAAAGTATGCTCAGGAGGCCATCGACAGCGGCATCAATGCGCTCGACGCCATCGATGCCGGTCTGATCCGGGGCATGATGGTGGTCGGCGAGAAGTACGCCGCGCGCCAGATGTTCCTGCCCCAGGTTCTTCTGGCCGCCGACTCCATGTACGCGGCGCTTGACGTACTGCTGCCCCATATGCCTAAGGAGGCGGCTGCCAAGAGGGTCAACATGGTCATAGGCGTGGTGGAGGGCGATGTCCACGACATCGGAAAGAACATCGTCAAGACCATGTTCACTGCCGCGGGATTCAACGTCCACGACATCGGCAAGGACCAGTCCGCCGAGTCCTTCGTGGAGGCCGTGAAGAGCAGCAACGCCCAGGTAATGGCCATGAGCACCCTCATGACCCCGACCATGGACAGCATGAAGTCGTCCGTGGACGCGCTCGTCGAGGAGGGCGCCCGCAAGGGCGTCACCATCATCATCGGCGGGGCCCCCACCTCCATGGATTTCGCCAAGGAGATAGGCGCGGACCTGCACGCCGTGAACGCACAGGAGGCCGTGGCCAAGGTCAAGGCCGTGGTGTGA
- a CDS encoding THUMP domain-containing protein produces the protein MQDYNILVTFHHNEKARAEEEVAKRINDSGLVLEDLMESSVPGLLLVRVAGDGKEAVKRLRGFAFRFPEMFRYTYHWTPVEEWVSSDIPAMIGAAREFGSRIGKGRTWKMELEKRRYHQEGSVLDLIKTLTDPIDAGTVDLESPDLVLKVEIIGDFAGFALVSDDEVLEVNQIRQTIGLAKIT, from the coding sequence ATGCAGGACTACAATATCCTTGTGACGTTCCATCACAACGAGAAGGCCAGGGCCGAGGAGGAGGTGGCCAAGCGCATAAACGATTCGGGGCTGGTCCTCGAGGACCTCATGGAGTCCAGCGTTCCCGGCCTGCTGCTGGTGCGGGTGGCCGGCGATGGCAAGGAGGCGGTGAAGCGGCTCCGCGGGTTTGCTTTCAGGTTCCCGGAGATGTTCCGCTACACCTATCACTGGACCCCCGTGGAGGAGTGGGTCAGCTCCGACATTCCCGCCATGATCGGCGCGGCCAGGGAGTTCGGGTCCAGGATCGGGAAGGGCCGGACCTGGAAGATGGAGCTGGAAAAGCGCCGATACCACCAGGAGGGTTCGGTGCTCGATCTCATCAAGACGCTGACCGATCCGATAGATGCCGGAACGGTCGATCTCGAATCTCCGGACCTGGTGCTCAAGGTGGAGATAATCGGCGACTTCGCCGGCTTCGCCCTGGTGAGCGACGATGAGGTGCTGGAGGTCAACCAGATCAGGCAGACCATCGGGCTTGCGAAGATCACTTAG
- a CDS encoding APC family permease: protein MAGELKREIGLFGAVAYGVGTIVGAGIYALIGVAAGRAGNEVWLAFAIAGAIAAFTGLSYARLSALFPVSGAEYVYVEEAFKSRFGAFIVGWLVMLSGLISASAVALGFGGYLSALVPVPRELAAAALIAALSLVNYRGIKESIALTVVMTLIELAGIVIMIVLGANFFGSVDYLESPTGFSGIIGAVGIIFFAFIGFEGLVKIGEETKDPTKTIPRALILSLAISTVLYILAAISVVSIMPYGELATSPSPLADVAMRAQGAESAALLTGIALFSTTNTVLIILIATSRIAYGMSVESVLPKALATLHPERGTPRLAIFLTMVGAIIFCFIGDIEFTANIANFTIFLVFLAVNLAVLQFIRKGFKMKRSAAPAALAGAVTSLLLLTQFDWLVVAVSAIVIAVGALVYRFVAFDLR from the coding sequence ATGGCCGGCGAGCTCAAGCGCGAGATCGGTTTGTTCGGGGCGGTGGCCTATGGGGTGGGCACCATCGTGGGCGCGGGCATCTATGCGCTCATCGGGGTCGCCGCCGGGCGCGCCGGGAACGAGGTATGGCTGGCCTTTGCCATCGCCGGCGCGATCGCCGCCTTCACCGGCCTGAGCTACGCCCGCCTCTCCGCGCTGTTCCCGGTGAGCGGCGCCGAGTATGTGTACGTCGAGGAGGCCTTCAAGTCGCGCTTCGGCGCCTTCATCGTGGGCTGGCTGGTCATGCTGTCCGGCCTGATATCGGCCTCCGCCGTCGCCCTGGGCTTCGGCGGCTACCTGTCCGCGCTGGTGCCGGTGCCCCGGGAGCTGGCGGCCGCAGCCCTGATAGCGGCGCTCTCCCTGGTCAACTATCGCGGGATCAAGGAGTCCATAGCGCTCACCGTCGTCATGACCCTCATCGAGCTGGCCGGCATAGTAATAATGATCGTGCTGGGAGCGAACTTCTTCGGGAGCGTGGACTATCTCGAATCGCCCACCGGCTTCTCCGGCATCATCGGGGCGGTGGGCATAATCTTCTTCGCGTTCATAGGGTTCGAGGGGCTGGTGAAGATCGGGGAGGAGACCAAGGACCCCACCAAGACCATCCCCCGGGCGCTCATCCTGTCCCTGGCCATATCCACCGTGCTCTACATCCTGGCGGCCATATCCGTGGTCAGCATAATGCCGTACGGCGAGCTGGCCACCTCCCCGTCGCCGCTGGCGGACGTGGCCATGAGGGCCCAGGGCGCCGAGTCCGCCGCTCTCCTGACCGGGATCGCGCTGTTCTCCACCACCAACACCGTGCTCATAATACTGATCGCCACTTCCCGCATAGCCTACGGGATGTCCGTGGAATCGGTCCTCCCCAAGGCGCTGGCCACCCTTCACCCCGAGAGGGGTACGCCGAGGCTCGCCATCTTCCTGACCATGGTGGGCGCGATAATATTCTGCTTCATCGGGGACATCGAGTTCACCGCCAACATCGCCAACTTCACCATATTCCTGGTGTTCCTGGCTGTCAACCTGGCGGTGCTGCAGTTCATCCGGAAGGGGTTCAAGATGAAGCGCAGCGCGGCCCCTGCGGCCTTGGCGGGCGCGGTCACCTCCCTCCTCCTGCTGACCCAGTTCGACTGGCTGGTCGTCGCGGTCTCGGCGATCGTCATCGCGGTGGGGGCCCTGGTCTACAGGTTCGTGGCCTTCGACCTGCGGTGA
- the hgcB gene encoding mercury methylation ferredoxin HgcB has protein sequence MVFVEDIVQNSLNTLRYLPGRCVNCGRCSEVCPHGVFEAGEKRARLAAPERCMECGGCQMNCPAGAIGVESGVGCAAAMIKAALTGKEATCGPDCCR, from the coding sequence ATGGTCTTCGTAGAGGACATCGTCCAGAACTCCTTGAACACTCTGCGCTACCTGCCTGGAAGGTGCGTCAACTGCGGCCGCTGCTCCGAGGTCTGCCCCCACGGGGTCTTTGAGGCCGGGGAGAAAAGGGCCAGGCTCGCCGCGCCGGAAAGGTGCATGGAGTGCGGGGGCTGCCAGATGAACTGCCCCGCCGGAGCGATCGGCGTGGAGTCGGGGGTCGGCTGCGCCGCGGCGATGATAAAAGCGGCCCTCACCGGCAAGGAGGCGACCTGCGGCCCGGACTGCTGTAGATGA
- the hgcA gene encoding mercury methylation corrinoid protein HgcA, with protein sequence MDLFTTTSELTGRDRREHLQARLGYRRMDHRVEPGLYRLGAPNAGSPVFVSANYSLSFDALRTALKGIDGYILVLDTKGVNVWCAAGKGTFGTEELVRRIEDTGLAGVVEHRTLILPQLGAPGVAGHEVRKRTGFKVEFGPVRAADIPEYLRLGKATPEMRRVTFPLRDRAVLIPVEIKTAAPYLIVVAVLLFLIGGPLPALIAITAVLGGTALFPILLPWLPTRDFSSKGLVLGAVLAVPFALWSVAAGGEAGWVLVLYAVSMILLVSPVVAYFALNFTGCSTYTSRTGVKKEIFRWVPKMAAMAIVGVVALAVSAGSSMGWY encoded by the coding sequence ATGGACCTCTTCACCACGACCTCGGAGCTCACTGGGCGTGACCGCCGGGAGCACCTCCAGGCCCGCCTGGGGTACCGCCGCATGGACCACCGGGTGGAGCCGGGCCTGTACCGCCTCGGGGCCCCCAATGCCGGTTCTCCGGTGTTCGTGTCGGCCAATTATTCGCTGAGCTTCGACGCGCTGCGAACCGCCCTGAAAGGGATCGACGGGTACATCCTGGTCCTGGATACCAAGGGCGTCAATGTATGGTGCGCCGCGGGCAAGGGGACCTTCGGCACCGAGGAGCTGGTGCGCAGGATCGAGGACACCGGCCTGGCGGGAGTGGTGGAGCACCGCACCCTGATCCTGCCGCAGCTGGGAGCCCCCGGCGTAGCGGGTCATGAGGTCAGAAAGCGCACCGGCTTCAAGGTCGAGTTCGGTCCGGTGAGGGCGGCGGACATCCCCGAGTACCTGCGGTTGGGAAAGGCCACCCCGGAGATGCGGAGGGTCACGTTCCCCCTGAGGGACCGGGCCGTCCTCATCCCGGTGGAGATCAAGACCGCGGCGCCGTACCTGATAGTGGTGGCGGTCCTGCTGTTCCTGATCGGAGGCCCGTTACCTGCCCTGATCGCCATAACCGCGGTCCTCGGAGGCACCGCCCTCTTCCCCATCCTCCTGCCCTGGCTGCCCACCCGGGACTTCTCCTCCAAGGGCCTCGTTCTCGGGGCCGTCCTGGCCGTCCCCTTCGCCCTGTGGTCCGTGGCCGCCGGCGGGGAGGCGGGGTGGGTCCTCGTCCTGTACGCCGTGTCCATGATCCTGCTGGTCTCCCCGGTGGTGGCCTACTTCGCCCTGAACTTCACTGGGTGCTCCACCTACACCTCGCGCACCGGGGTCAAGAAGGAGATTTTCCGGTGGGTCCCCAAGATGGCGGCGATGGCCATAGTGGGCGTTGTTGCGCTGGCGGTCTCGGCGGGAAGCTCGATGGGGTGGTACTGA
- the hgcC gene encoding HgcAB-associated protein HgcC yields MVKAAKNDDCCSAAEAGSLKVESIMSMDERGQMVLPKEIRDKAGLKAGDKLAVVTRERDGKVCCIYLFKTDMLMETVRDRLGPLLDEAGTDR; encoded by the coding sequence ATGGTCAAGGCCGCCAAGAACGATGATTGCTGCTCCGCCGCCGAGGCGGGGTCGCTGAAGGTAGAATCGATCATGAGCATGGACGAGCGGGGGCAGATGGTGCTCCCCAAGGAGATACGGGACAAGGCCGGCCTCAAGGCAGGGGACAAGCTCGCCGTGGTCACGAGAGAGCGGGACGGCAAGGTGTGCTGCATCTACCTGTTCAAGACCGATATGCTGATGGAGACCGTCCGCGACAGGCTGGGCCCGCTTCTCGACGAAGCGGGAACGGACAGGTGA
- the proB gene encoding glutamate 5-kinase, translating to MRDLKAKRVVVKIGTNTICKSDGTVDRAYIEDVARQVVELERKGVQSIVVTSGAIGSGSSELGLDGRQKDISMKQACAAVGQALLMMAWRDAFRDHGKSVGQVLLTYGAFSKRDRYLNLRKAIDSMFCLGAIPVVNENDVIATDEIEDIFGDNDKLSALVASKMDADLLILLTDVDGLYDRNPEADKDARLIPTVDEITKDIERIAGSRKNERSTGGMRTKINAAKIAMESGCNMVIANGRLENVIVRVADGEEIGTLFTARSQYTNKERWILFACPLGKIEVDEGAERALRSGNSLLPCGILSVEGKFKKGDVVRIGTFAKGIVNLSSAELRPLVDACLRAKAEGRKNGNGHTAVSSENIVIHE from the coding sequence ATGAGGGACCTCAAGGCCAAGCGCGTCGTGGTCAAGATCGGCACCAACACCATCTGCAAGAGCGATGGCACCGTGGACCGCGCCTACATCGAGGACGTGGCGAGGCAGGTCGTGGAGCTGGAGAGGAAAGGCGTCCAGAGCATCGTCGTGACGTCCGGCGCCATCGGCTCCGGCTCCTCCGAGCTGGGTCTGGACGGCCGGCAGAAGGACATCTCCATGAAGCAGGCCTGCGCCGCGGTGGGGCAGGCCCTCCTCATGATGGCCTGGAGGGACGCCTTCCGGGACCACGGCAAGAGCGTGGGCCAGGTGCTCCTGACCTATGGGGCGTTCTCCAAGCGGGACCGCTACCTGAACCTGAGGAAGGCCATCGATTCGATGTTCTGCCTGGGCGCCATCCCCGTGGTCAACGAGAACGACGTCATCGCCACCGATGAGATAGAGGACATCTTCGGCGACAACGACAAGCTCTCCGCCCTGGTGGCGAGCAAGATGGACGCCGACCTGCTGATACTGCTCACCGACGTGGACGGCCTGTACGACCGCAACCCCGAGGCGGACAAGGACGCCAGGCTCATCCCCACCGTGGACGAGATCACCAAGGACATCGAGCGCATCGCCGGGAGTAGGAAGAACGAGCGCTCCACCGGGGGAATGCGCACCAAGATCAATGCGGCCAAGATCGCCATGGAGTCAGGCTGCAACATGGTCATCGCCAACGGAAGGCTCGAGAACGTCATCGTCAGGGTGGCGGACGGGGAAGAGATCGGCACGCTGTTCACCGCGAGGTCGCAGTACACCAACAAGGAGCGCTGGATACTATTCGCCTGCCCCCTCGGGAAGATCGAGGTGGACGAGGGCGCGGAGAGGGCGCTGCGTTCCGGGAATTCACTCCTCCCGTGCGGTATTCTGTCGGTGGAAGGCAAGTTCAAGAAGGGCGACGTGGTCCGCATCGGCACCTTCGCCAAAGGTATCGTGAACCTCTCCTCGGCGGAGCTGCGCCCCCTGGTGGACGCATGCCTGCGGGCCAAGGCCGAGGGCCGGAAGAACGGCAACGGGCACACCGCGGTCAGCAGCGAGAACATCGTCATCCATGAATAG